A portion of the Acidisarcina polymorpha genome contains these proteins:
- a CDS encoding Gfo/Idh/MocA family protein yields the protein MHSLTRRTFTKSAVVASASFALKGFSQTVSSQRRVGIAPIGLGSIAEVFMRAVGKSENAKLTGLVTGHPVEKGKKFAAMYGVADSSIYTYETFDNIRNNHNIDAVYVALPNSMHCEYTIRAAEAGKHVFCEKPMAISSDECKRMIDACRHGGVKLMIGYRLHHEPVFLKLHEMVRSGAFGEILQFQAGFYGMKNKQEWRLNRALAGGGSMFDLGVYALNTIRWFAGEEPVDFRTLVATRDKTGKFDSVEETVNCLLRFPSGILAECGSSYGQSGTNYFQINGTTGHVRVEPAFTYGDSILKYEGKTESGDLAGSGAVYDPDQFVTEVTHFANSILRNTEPATPGEEGMKDLLSIEEIYKAAGSLQA from the coding sequence ATGCATAGCCTCACAAGAAGAACGTTCACCAAAAGTGCCGTCGTCGCATCCGCTTCGTTTGCTCTGAAAGGTTTCTCACAAACCGTCTCCTCCCAACGACGAGTGGGCATCGCCCCAATTGGCTTGGGAAGCATCGCTGAGGTTTTCATGCGTGCGGTAGGCAAGTCTGAAAATGCGAAGCTGACAGGTTTGGTAACCGGTCATCCGGTTGAAAAGGGTAAGAAGTTCGCAGCAATGTACGGTGTGGCTGACAGTTCCATCTACACCTACGAGACCTTCGACAATATTCGCAACAACCACAATATCGATGCCGTGTATGTGGCGTTACCGAACAGCATGCATTGCGAATACACCATCAGGGCAGCTGAAGCGGGCAAGCACGTCTTCTGTGAAAAGCCAATGGCTATTTCCTCCGATGAATGCAAACGTATGATTGATGCGTGTCGCCACGGTGGTGTTAAGTTAATGATCGGCTACCGTTTACATCACGAGCCCGTGTTTCTGAAGTTGCATGAAATGGTGCGATCTGGAGCCTTTGGGGAGATTCTGCAGTTCCAAGCCGGCTTTTATGGGATGAAGAATAAACAGGAATGGCGGCTGAATCGTGCACTCGCCGGTGGCGGATCAATGTTTGATCTTGGGGTTTACGCACTGAATACAATCCGTTGGTTCGCCGGGGAGGAGCCAGTGGACTTCAGGACTCTGGTGGCGACGCGAGATAAGACTGGGAAGTTTGACTCGGTGGAAGAAACCGTCAATTGTCTTTTGAGGTTTCCATCCGGCATCCTTGCGGAATGCGGAAGTTCTTACGGACAGAGTGGTACAAACTATTTCCAGATCAACGGAACTACAGGACACGTTCGGGTAGAGCCGGCATTCACTTACGGAGACTCAATCCTCAAATACGAGGGGAAGACCGAGTCGGGCGATCTCGCTGGCAGCGGTGCTGTATACGATCCCGACCAGTTCGTCACTGAGGTTACACACTTTGCAAATTCCATTCTACGAAACACCGAGCCAGCAACCCCGGGCGAGGAAGGCATGAAGGATTTACTGTCGATTGAAGAGATATATAAGGCGGCCGGAAGTTTGCAAGCTTGA
- a CDS encoding amidohydrolase family protein: MPALPQGVGSPSASPELRRFIKFDASGSNDEIRLLHIRVVDGTGGVAKQNQTVTIRGGKIADIYDTTSSEQADGKTALDMTGRTVLPGLIGMHDHLFYVARALDNAEHTSTFPTVLPQMTYSAPRLYLANGVTTARTTGSMEPYTDLNLRDAIEALQIPGPHLDVTGPYIQGEGNRFLQMHTLHGPEETRKMIDYWADQGVTSFKAYTNLTRAELKAAIDEAHARGRKITGHLCSVTYPEAAEMGIDNLEHGFVVNTQLDPGKQPDVCPATAGTATQKLMAPDSAEATALIALLVQHHVALTSTLPVEEVDGIGNPPLRQRALDMLSPQARETYLYERNAQMTSRRDIYQRYQALFKREEEFERRFVDAGGLLLAGPDPTSDGHIIPGFGDQREVELLVDAGFSPLEAVKIATLNGAIYLGKADRLGSVVVGKNADLMIVRGDPSAKIEDIENTEWVVQDGRVLDSAGLLDSVKGSYGLY; encoded by the coding sequence ATGCCTGCTTTGCCACAGGGTGTCGGCTCACCGTCCGCCTCCCCTGAATTGCGGCGTTTTATCAAGTTCGACGCCTCCGGTTCAAACGATGAGATTCGCCTCTTGCACATTCGCGTAGTGGATGGCACTGGCGGAGTTGCAAAGCAAAATCAGACGGTCACCATTCGTGGCGGAAAGATTGCGGACATCTATGACACAACGTCGTCGGAACAAGCAGATGGAAAGACTGCTCTCGACATGACGGGACGGACAGTGCTACCCGGTCTCATAGGCATGCACGATCACCTCTTCTATGTCGCGCGTGCGTTAGACAACGCCGAGCATACATCGACTTTTCCGACAGTGTTACCACAGATGACCTACTCCGCACCGAGACTGTATCTCGCGAACGGTGTGACAACAGCCCGGACAACCGGTTCGATGGAGCCATATACCGATCTCAATCTTCGTGACGCGATCGAAGCCCTCCAGATTCCCGGGCCCCACCTCGATGTCACCGGTCCGTATATCCAAGGCGAAGGAAACCGATTTCTTCAGATGCATACGCTACATGGTCCTGAAGAGACGCGCAAGATGATCGACTATTGGGCTGATCAAGGGGTGACGAGCTTTAAGGCCTACACCAATCTTACCCGCGCCGAGTTGAAAGCTGCCATCGATGAAGCCCATGCTCGAGGTCGCAAAATCACAGGACATCTCTGCTCCGTCACCTACCCCGAAGCGGCGGAAATGGGAATTGACAATCTAGAACACGGTTTCGTGGTCAACACACAGTTGGACCCGGGGAAGCAGCCCGATGTGTGCCCCGCAACAGCTGGTACCGCCACTCAGAAGCTAATGGCGCCCGACAGCGCGGAAGCGACCGCATTGATTGCGCTCCTCGTTCAACACCATGTGGCCCTTACCAGTACATTGCCGGTCGAAGAAGTCGATGGCATTGGTAATCCACCCTTGCGTCAGCGGGCGCTAGATATGTTGTCGCCACAAGCACGAGAGACCTACCTCTATGAGCGCAATGCACAGATGACATCCCGTCGTGATATCTATCAGCGCTATCAAGCTTTGTTCAAGAGAGAGGAGGAGTTTGAACGCCGCTTCGTCGATGCCGGTGGCCTTCTGCTCGCAGGCCCTGACCCTACATCGGACGGTCACATCATTCCCGGATTCGGCGATCAGCGGGAAGTCGAACTTTTGGTAGATGCTGGCTTCTCTCCGTTGGAGGCGGTCAAAATTGCCACACTAAATGGGGCGATCTATCTCGGTAAGGCTGATCGCCTCGGGTCTGTCGTGGTCGGTAAGAATGCTGATCTCATGATCGTTCGTGGAGACCCGAGTGCAAAAATAGAAGACATCGAAAACACCGAATGGGTCGTTCAGGACGGTCGTGTTCTTGACTCCGCTGGTTTACTTGATTCAGTAAAAGGCTCGTACGGATTGTATTGA